A window of the Fusarium poae strain DAOMC 252244 chromosome 3, whole genome shotgun sequence genome harbors these coding sequences:
- a CDS encoding hypothetical protein (BUSCO:6702at5125): MAPTPTAVNGLLRQVIHYHLDNASYDNALFFSERLTAQDPRSSESTYLYALCHLRLGDYRSAYDVSKATGYRGAHLGCAWVFAQACLALERYKDGLSALEKARSLWTSKCSLGKHSATARTALPDTPAVLCLLGRLHRGYDDKKKAVSCYEEALQLNPFMWDAFSALCDLGVTVRVPTIFRANEPLVHSFDVETNPLVTREGSVPIPSDLPAKKSQRNAVVDIGNDPFSSSHNTDSIELTNGDSSQDIHKSDFMQKIQEGRMRGTTSTNSGSGFDGMETPPGPLSSFTTSSRLGQSHEPPQAPPRRTRQAQAVEQGHEAPPRMNYRIGSRRTRAQEKGQQEQSTENIMTDASNAAPPASLRPSIPAAERKRTVSGHPAQRATNSEEPTTTRRSARLNMFRPSSKANSSATTIGTSAPRELKKARPPISRIVRPGSSGNNVGRVVSGNRKPLEDAHVEIDHGEVQKPKDVPPPPPVHKTLELDSQRLEEGLKWILDLTKKLANGYYSLSQFQCTESLQHFQSLPVSHQNTPWVLAQMGRAHYEQASYAEAEKFFRRMRVQAPSRLEDMEVYSTILWHLRRETDLSFLAHELVDSAWLSPQAWCALGNAWSLARDHEQALKCFKRATQLDPKFAYAFTLQGHEYVTNEEYDKAQTAYRQAISADKRHYNAYYGIGRVQERLGAYEKAYTHFHAAQSINPNNAVLITCIGTVLEKQKQIMPALQAYSKAVELAPRAAQTRYKKARALLAVGQLEQAQKELMILKDLAPDEATVHFLLGKLYRSMGEKQLSVRHFTIALALDPKASQQIKEAIESFEDDVEMDDSMM; encoded by the exons TGCCATTTGCGTCTTGGCGACTATCGTTCTGCTTACGACGTGAGCAAGGCCACAGGGTATCGAGGCGCTCATTTGGGCTGTGCCTGGGTATTCGCTCAAGCTTGTTTGGCACTCGAACGATATAAGGACGGTCTCTCAGCCTTGGAGAAGGCTCGGAGCCTCTGGACCTCAAAGTGCAGCTTGGGAAAACATAGCGCGACAGCTCGAACAGCTCTTCCCGATACGCCTGCAGTACTGTGCCTTCTAGGAAGATTGCATCGTGGCTAcgatgacaagaagaaggccgtCAGCTGCTACGAGGAGGCTCTTCAGCTCAATCCTTTCATGTGGGATGCTTTTTCAGCTCTATGTGACCTTGGCGTTACGGTCCGCGTACCAACTATCTTCAGAGCCAACGAACCGCTTGTCCATAGCTTTGACGTGGAAACGAATCCATTGGTAACAAGAGAGGGATCTGTACCAATCCCTTCCGACCTGCCCGCAAAGAAGTCACAAAGAAACGCCGTAGTGGATATTGGAAACGATCCATTTAGCTCAAGTCATAACACTGACAGCATCGAGCTGACAAATGGTGATTCCAGTCAGGATATCCATAAAAGCGACTTCATGCAAAAGATACAGGAAGGACGTATGCGCGGTACAACATCAACTAATAGTGGCTCTGGCTTCGACGGCATGGAGACGCCTCCGGGTCCATTATCATCATTTACGACATCATCCCGCCTCGGCCAATCTCACGAGCCTCCCCAAGCACCACCTCGCCGGACACGGCAAGCACAAGCTGTTGAGCAAGGACATGAGGCCCCTCCACGAATGAATTATCGGATAGGTTCCCGGCGCACAAGGGCGCAAGAGAAGGGACAGCAAGAGCAGTCAACAGAAAATATAATGACTGACGCATCCAACGCCGCACCTCCAGCATCGTTGCGACCGTCCATACCAGCAGCGGAAAGGAAACGGACTGTATCAGGACATCCCGCACAGCGAGCGACAAATTCAGAGGAGCCGACGACGACGCGGCGTAGTGCAAGACTCAATATGTTCCGACCATCATCCAAAGCGAACTCGAGCGCGACCACAATAGGAACGTCGGCTCCCAGAGAATTGAAAAAGGCCAGACCGCCCATTTCTCGAATCGTTCGACCTGGTTCCAGCGGCAATAACGTTGGACGTGTGGTCAGTGGTAATCGCAAGCCTCTTGAAGATGCCCATGTAGAGATTGATCACGGCGAGGTGCAAAAACCCAAGGACGTGCCACCGCCTCCACCTGTCCACAAGACACTGGAGTTGGATTCCCAAAGGCTCGAAGAAGGGCTTAAATGGATACTTGATCTTACAAAGAAGCTGGCGAATGGATACTATTCCCTGTCTCAATTCCAATGCACCGAGAGCCTTCAGCATTTCCAATCCCTACCTGTGTCTCACCAGAACACTCCCTGGGTGCTCGCTCAGATGGGTCGGGCTCATTATGAGCAGGCCTCATACGCCGAGGCTGAGAAGTTTTTCCGGAGAATGCGAGTCCAAGCGCCTTCGCGCCTCGAGGATATGGAGGTGTATTCCACGATCTTGTGGCATTTGAGACGTGAGACGGATCTCTCCTTTCTGGCGCATGAGCTGGTGGACTCAGCCTGGCTCTCCCCTCAGGCTTGGTGCGCACTTGGCAATGCTTGGTCATTAGCACGCGATCATGAGCAAGCTCTCAAGTGTTTCAAGAGAGCAACTCAACTGGACCCCAAGTTTGCATACGCATTTACCTTGCAGGGACACGAGTATGTTACAAATGAAGAATACGATAAGGCGCAGACGGCATACCGACAAGCGATATCTGCTGACAAACGTCACTATAATGCCTATTATGGCATCGGAAGGGTTCAAGAACGTCTCGGCGCATATGAAAAAGCGTATACGCACTTCCATGCCGCTCAAAGCATTAATCCCAACAACGCAGTCCTCATTACTTGTATTGGAACAGTGTTggagaaacagaaacagataATGCCTGCTCTTCAAGCTTATAGTAAAGCAGTAGAGCTTGCCCCTCGCGCCGCCCAAACCCGATACAAGAAGGCCAGAGCGCTACTTGCTGTTGGTCAGCTGGAACAGGCACAGAAGGAGTTGATGATATTGAAGGACTTGGCACCAGATGAAGCAACGGTCCACTTTCTTCTCGGCAAACTGTATAGAAGCATGGGCGAGAAGCAGCTCTCAGTGCGGCACTTTACTATTGCTCTTGCCCTGGATCCCAAG GCAAGCCAGCAGATCAAAGAAGCCATCGAGAGTTTCGAGGACGACGTGGAGATGGACGACTCAATGATGTGA